TACGTTGCTTTCACCCTCAACTAACCACATCCCTCATGCAATATTCTGTCTTGTTCTGTTTGTATCTTTTGAGGTCTTGATTAGATCAAGAGTGATTAGCTTTCATTCTTGATGAGTTGCTGATTTAAGTACACCAACAGGTTTCAGGAAAAATCACCTACTGTGGCCACGAATTTCATGAATTTGTTCCTCAGAGGACGAGTGCTTATATTAGCCAGCACGATCTTCATTACGGTGAAATGACAGTTCGGGAGACACTGGATTTTGCTGGTAGGTGCTTGGGAGTAGGAACCCGATATGATATGCTAGTGGAGTTGtcaagaagagagagagaagcaGGTATTAAACCAGATCCTGAGATTGATGCATTCATGAAAGCCACAGCCATGATGGGATTAGAAACCAGCTTGATCACTGATTATGTGCTGAAGGTCTGTTGCTTCTGCGCAGATTTAGCTTTCTGCATATTGGACAAGACTAAATATGTTGCTAATGTTCCAACAGATTCTTGGATTGGATATTTGTGCTGATATTATGGTGGGAGATGACATGAGAAGAGGCATTTCTGGAGGGCAAAAGAAACGTGTCACTACAGGTATGTGTGAATTTAAGCTTATACAGAATTGGTAATTAAGTTTGCTTTACACTGTGAAGTAAAAGATACTGTCTGTATTCGTAATGACATAAAACAGTCAGGTAAACTTGCCTATCCTCTTTCCGGTTCTCATGAATTAAAGCTCAGTTATCCCACTGCACTCTTGGAATTTATGTGTCAACTGGACTAAAATCGTAATTGTGCCAAATGCAGGTGAAATGTTGGTAGGACCAGCAAAAGCATTTTTCATGGATGAAATATCAACAGGACTGGACAGTTCCACCACTTTCCAAATAGTCAAGTTCATGAGTCAAATGGTTAACATTAATGATGTAACTATGGTTATCTCTCTCTTACAGCAAGCACCAGAGACATTTGAGCTTTTTGATGATGTTATCCTGCTTTCCGATGGTTGGATTGTCTACCAAGGACCGCGTGAGAACATTCTTGAGTTCTTTGAATACATGGGATTTAGATGCCCCGAAAGGAAAGGGATTGCAGACTTTCTTCAAGAGATTACCTCAAAGAAGGACCAACAGCAGTATTGGTTCAAAAATAACCAGCCTTATTCATATATCTCTCCAAAGGATTTTGCGAATGCCTTCAGTTCTTTTCACATAGGACAGCAGCTCACAATAGACCTTAGAGTTGCTTATGATAAGACCAGAACCCACCCTGCTGCATTGGTGACACAGCAGTATGGAATTTCAAATTGGGAGCTCTTCAGGGCATGCTTCACACGTGAATGGCTGCTCATGAAGCGGAATTCTTTTGTTTACATATTTAAAACGACACAGATAACCGTCATGGCAGTAATTACCCTGACAGTGTTTTTAAGAACTGAAATGAAAACTGGTCAAATTGATAATGCTGCTAAGTTTTGGGGAGCATTATACTTCAGTCTTATCAATGTGATGTTCAATGGAATGGCAGAGCTACCAATGACAGTTGCTAGGCTTCCTGTGTTTTTTAAGCAGAGGGAAAGTCTATTCTACCCAGCATGGGCCTTTGCAGTACCAATTTGGGTCCTCCGTATTCCCATTTCAGTGATGGAGTCCTTAATATGGATTCTTTTGACATATTACTCCGTTGGATTTGCTCCTTCTGCTATTAGGTAACTTCAAGTTCACATCATTTATTTGAAGCTTTAATGTCATTTCTGTGGTAGTTATCTAATAATACAGCTTTTCTCCTGTTTGTATCCCCAACTTTTCAGGTTCTTCAAACAGCTCTTGGCATTTATCAGCATACATCATATGGCTCTCTCTTTGTTTCGCTTTATTGCAGCAGCTGGGAGAGTAGAAGTTGTGGCAAACACCCTTGGAACCTTCACCCTGTTAGTGGTATTTGTGCTAGGAGGATACATTATTGCGAAAGGTGAAAAAACAATTTATACCTGGCACAAATTTCTTGCTACAATTGATTGTTTATATCTagtagcaaaaaaaaaaaaaaatggtcgAACACTTATATTTCTTCACTATATATTTGAATTACTAATATATTTTATTTTGCCTCTTTAATTTCACAGATGACATCAAGGATTGGATGATATGGGGTTACTATGTTTCTCCAATGATGTATGGACAAAATGCCATTGCCATCAATGAATTTCTTGCTGAAAGATGGAGCAAGGTAATATCTCCTAAGAATTTGCGCTGAAATTTGACGTTTTCTTACAAAGCACTGCCTAACTCTTGAGTGCCAGACATTAATTCTAGTAATGGCTCTTGACTTTGGTTTTACAGCCCAGCAATGGCTCAGAACCTACAGTTGGAAAGACCCTTCTTAAGGACAGAGGTCTATTTTTCACGGAAACCTGGTACTGGATTGGTGTAGGAgctctttttgcattttctctGCTGTTCAATGTTCTTTTTATTGGAGCATTGACATTTTTAAAGCGTAAGCCCAACATACAACCTTGTTATCATGCTATTTTGGTTTCTAATATACTATATAGTAAGAAGTCTATGTCTTAATTCCGTGGTGTCAACCTAATGTCAGCTCTAGGAGATAATAAAGCTGTTATTCTTGAGGATGATGAGCAAAACAAGGATAGACGGCAAGTAGCATCAAATCCTGGAGGTTTGTGGTCTATTCAACTCCAGCTTTTTGCATATGCAACTCAAAGATAAATCCTTCTGCGTCCCTTGATAAAAATGAGTTTTGACAAGGTTTGAAACGTGATATAtgcattttttccaaaatccaaTGTAAAGTTTAATAGAACTTAGTCAGAAGATAACTGCCAATTCTCTCTGCAATATCCTATTAGtacattttcaaaaaaaaaaaaaaaaggtaatagaAATTCTGGGATTTAGTGGTAAGTGTATAATAATATTGGCATGAGTTACCTGATTTGAAGTTCAACAAGCAATTAGTTTTAGGAGACTTTCTTTTGTTCGCAACATTAGTTGACATCTTATTTTTAAAGGCTTTCATCTGCTCTACACACTTTAAGACAGAAAAGCTTTTGTTATATGCTGTCATTACTACAGGTGTTCAACTGGCAGTAAGAAGTGCTCAGGAAAATGGAAACTCAATCGTTAGTGAAACAAGCAACCAAACAGCTAGAGGAATGGTTTTGCCTTTCCAGCCGCTTTCCCTTGCATTCAATCATGTGAATTACTATGTGGACATGCCTGCAGTGAGTGCTATTCATCCTCGACTTGAACTTTGAAGAGACAATGCAAAATCTCGTTTCTAGATTCTTGTGCATTCTCTGAACTTGCATTTTTATTTGGACATTTGGCTGATATCAGGAAATGAAGACCCAGGGGGTTGATGAAGAACGATTGCAGCTACTGAGAGATATTAGTGGTGCTTTCAGGCCTAGCATTCTGACTGCATTGGTTGGTGTCAGTGGTGCTGGAAAGACCACATTAATGGATGTCTTAGCAGGTAGAAAGACTGGAGGGTATATTGAAGGAAGCATAAGCATTTCAGGCTACCCAAAAAACCAAGAAACTTTTGCCCGAGTTAGCGGTTATTGTGAACAGAATGATATCCATTCGCCTTATGTAACTGTTTTTGAATCGCTTCTTTACTCAGCCTGGTTACGGCTTGCTTCTGATGTGAATACAGAAACCCGAAAGGCAAGATCCTGAGCCTGATCAATGCAATCATgaccttcaatcatttgataCATTTTATGCATTACTCTTTCTGCCTTGAAATCAATCATGCTTTTACGTTATAATTTTCATTTGCCTTTATTACTGCAGATGTTTGTAGAAGAAGTCATGGACTTGGTTGAGCTCAATCCTTTGAGGAATGCTCTTGTTGGACTTCCAGGAGTTGACGGTCTTTCAACTGAGCAGAGAAAGAGACTTACTATTGCTGTTGAATTAGTTGCTAATCCTTCCATCATCTTTATGGATGAGCCCACTTCAGGACTTGATGCCAGAGCTGCTGCAGTTGTAATGCGTACAGTTAGAAACACTGTGAATACAGGTCGAACTGTGGTGTGCACAATTCACCAGCCAAGCATAGATATTTTTGAAGCTTTTGATGAGGTTTGCTCAATTTTCATACTCATCACACTTGATCCTTATCTAATGCACTCCAACTTGTACTAAAACCTTTCTTTTATCTTCAGCTGCTGTTGATGAAGAGAGGAGGACAAGTGATATATGCAGGACCGCTTGGTCCCCATTCTCACGAACTTATCAAATATTTCGAGGTGAGGTTTCTCCTTTAATCATATTATTGCTTGCTTGGTGCCTTCACTCTTCTCCAGCAGTTGTTAAATTTCATCCTGACACCATAATTACTACCTAGAGTGCAACATCTCTGGAATAGAAACTGTGTAGTAGACAATCTCAGACTTGTTTCTGCTTATTCAGATATCAGCATGTTGGGCATACAGTCCCCATTCAAAATGTCTCATAATGTGGCTCTTAAAGCCTGAGCCCTGAGGAGAGGATAAGAATACAATGTTTTCCTAAATTTAAATCTTATCAACTTGCAGGCTATACCAGGCGTTCCCAAGATAAAAGAGGGCTATAATCCGGCTACCTGGATGTTGGATGTCAGCACCTCTGCAATGGAGGCCCAACTTGAGGTTGATTTTGCAGTAATATATGCCAACTCTGAACTTTACAGGTAAAAGAACATAAAAGTCAAAGAGTTTTCTGCACAAATTCCTCAAGAAAGTAGCATCTGTCTCTCCATATATTCTCTAAGATTCTTGACTTCTTTCTTGATTCACGTTTCCAGGAGAAATCAGGAGCTAATAAAGGAACTAAGCACCCCTGTACCAGGTTCCAAGGACCTACATTTTCCTACTCGGTACTCTCAGTCCTTTTTAGTTCAATGCAAGGCTTGTTTTTGGAAACACAACTGGTCATACTGGAGGAATTCACAGTATAATGCCATCAGATTCTTCATGACAGTTGTCTTCGGACTTATATTTGGTGTTATCTTTTGGGACAAAGGAAATGTAATGTAAGTACAACTTCTCCTTATTTCATCAGCATAGCAAACTTTCAAATCCCTAACCTGTTGCATGATGATAAAGTCCAGTCAATTCAGTTGCATTCTGCTAATATCAGGTTCAAGTATTTTATTTATCTGTTAACAGATTTAAGCAGCAAGACTTAATTAATTTACTGGGAGCTATTTATGCTGCTGTTCTTTTCCTCGGAGCTACCAATGCTTCTGCAGTGCAATCTGTTGTAGCAATTGAAAGAACAGTTTTTTACCGTGAAAGAGCAGCAGGAATGTATTCAGAGTTGCCTTACGCGTTTGCTCAGGTGAGACAAGCTTATGACATTCATGTTTTGCTAAGCAGATATCATCTAGAATTTtttagttctaacttatatacttGTGTATCTCATCATTGCAGGTTGCAATAGAAACTATTTATGTTGCAATTCAGACTCTAATATATACACTTCTTTTATACTCCATGATTGGATTCCAGTGGACTTGTTAGGACCGGGCCAGGaaatagacaaactcaagttaggacaaagtaggcggtataaccgaccatataatagataggcagtagataccagccatataataattaggcggtaaaaccgaccatataaagacggataacaaagcaaataacagacacagaagatttacgtggttcggtcaaattgacctacgtccacgagcgagggaggagcaatatttctactatgaagaagaaatacaaaagaccgtaggaaagtggttcctaggccaataggcacttacaaaagagtttagaaaatattcctaaactcaaaataagagagcctaaaatatttgactgaaTGGGCTAAATGACTTaagaagctaatagcccatataactctcttaaGTGGTGCAATTGAAACCTTCATATGAGCCCCCTATTTATAGTTGTATTTGGGAGGCTTTCCTTCTGCTTCAGGCGATGTGGGATGAGGAAATTCTGCCACAGTCAAGGATTGCGGCTGAAGAATTGCGactcaacaaatctccaccttgacATAATTTTGAGTCCCACCATCGTCAATAGTAAAATCgctccaccttctccacataAGACCCAATGGGTCTAAATCACAAACAATGAACaccaaccaaatccaagcaCTGCTTGAACTTGTAATTTGGAAGAGGTTTCGTAAACATATCAGCTGGATTGTCCTTGgtattgattttctgaataaGGACCTTTCCTTCAGCAATGATATCCCGAATGAAATGATACTTCACATCAATATGTttcgtcctctcatgatacatctgatctttagtcaagtgtatggcactttgactatcacagtgaatATCAGTAACACCTTGATATAGACTTAGCTCGCTAAATaaactcttcaaccacaaggcttctttgattgcctcggtcacagccatatattctgcttcagtagtagacaaagctacgacaggttgtagagtagctttccaactaacagcacaaccgccaatgcaaaatacatagcctgaaagtgatcttctcctgtcaagatctccagcgtagtctgagtctacaaaaccaaccaaagtgttattatttcttccaaactccaaacatgcatttgaagtacctcgcaagtatctgagaatccacttcacagcTTGCCAATGTGCTTTACCAGGGcaagacatatatctgctaacaacactgactgcttgtgcaatatctggacgagtacaaaccattgcatacataacactgccgactgcactggaataaggaacccgtgccatataatcttcctcttcatctgattttggtgattgagcagcagatagccgaaaatggctggcaagaggagtagatactggtttagcatctttcatgccaaaacgctccaaAACTTTCTCAAGGTAATTTTTCTGGGTCAAGAACAACTTCCCTACTCCTCGATCTCGCTTGatatccatgccaagaattttcttagctgctcccaaatctttcatttcaaattcactatttaactgcagtttcaaagtgtgaatttctgacaaattcttggcagcaatgagcatgtcatcaacataaagcagcaaataaatgaaagaaccatcatttaacttccggaagtaaacacaactatcatacatgctcctcaaataaccatgacccaacataaaggaatcaaacctcttataccattgtcttggagactgcttcaatccgtataaggatttcttcaataagcaaacatggtcttccttaccttcaatttcaaaaccctggggttgtctcatataaatttgttcttcaagttcgccatgtaagaaagctgtcttaacatcaagctgctctaactccaaattatacatggctactaaagcaagcaaaacacgaatagagctatgtttaacaacaggtgagaatatatcattaaaatcaacaccttgtacCTGACTATAGCCCTTTGCAACCAATCGTGCTTTATATCTTGCATCTTCAACCCTTGGAAtaccttccttcttcttgaagaCCCACTTGCAACCGACAATTTTCTTAGCTGACGGCGGCTTTACAAGAACCCAAGTTTCATTACGATgaagagattcaatttcttcattcatcgcaaTCAACCACTTTGCAGAGTTATCACAAGAAACTGCTTCTGAATAGGTGGAAGGCTCACCAACtgcatcagtttcttctgcaacagataaagcatatgcaactaaatttgcatatctttgtggtggtcgaatgTCTCTCCTTTGTCTATCTCTGGCTATGGAATACTCCTCTTCTTCTGAACTATCTTCCACAGTAGACTCAGGTGCATCTACTGGCATTTGTTGAATTGAAGATTTGGACTGAGAAGGACCAGAACTGCCAATATCAAGCTCCGCCTGCTTCTGTGTACTATCAGTAGTACAAGGACTAGAAGACTCCTTCTTGGAAGATAACAtagacaattcatcaaaagtaacatctctactgatcacaaattttggagatttgggatcaggacaccataatctgtatcctttcaccccagaagcatacccaagaaaaatgcactttttagccctaggctccaattttccatcattcacgtgcatgtatgctggacacccaaaaacttttaaattggagtaatcagcaggagtacctgaccaaacttcctcaggagttttgaaatcaagagatgcagaaggagaacggttgacaatataacaggccatattgatcgcctctgcccaaaagtcgtttgtcaaccctgcattggagatcatacatcttgctctctccaaaagcgttctgttcatacgttcagccacaccattttgttgaggcgtcatcctgacggtgtgatgccgaacaattccttcattcttgcagaattcattaaattcacctccacaaaattccatgccattatctgttctCAACCGCTTAATATGCTTTCCTGtttgtttctcaatcaaaactttccattgcttgaaagttaggaaaacatcatttttatgcttaagaaaatagacccaaactttccttgaataatcatcaatgaaagtcaacatgtaCCTGGCACCTCCTTTAGAAGGAGCACGAGAAGGCCCCCAGAGGTCTGAATGAATGTAGTCCAAAGTTCCTTTTGTCCTGTGAACTGCCGGCAACTGGAAGCTAACTCTCTTCTGCTTTCCAAAAATGCAATGTTCACAGAGTCCCATCTTTCCAATACTTTGACTACCAAGAAGACCTCGTTTGCATAAAATAGATAAGCCTTTCTCGCTCATGTGCCCCAATCTCATGTGCCATAATTTGGTAAAATCAGAATCAGACAAAGTTGATGTAGAAACAGCAGCAGCACCTGTAACagtagatccctgcaaaatatatAAAGTACCAGATCTGTGTGCCTTCATAACAACAAGGGCTCCTCGACTGATTTTGAGAACTCCATCTCCACCTGAATACCTGCACCCAATAGACTCAAGAGtgcccaaagagatgagatttttcttcaaatctggaacatgtctaacatctgtgagcgtcctcacaataccatcgtacattttaatccggattgtgcctttgccaacaactttacaaacagcgttgttgcccattaagacaactccaccttcagttgattcatatgttgaaaaccagtccctattgggacacatatgatatgaacaacccgaatctaaaatccactcattgttagatctaaaattattttccgttgcacagaaaatggttccatcattctcatcagCTGCTATACTAGCTTCAGCGGATTCagtatttttctcaacaaatttccctttttgcttttctttatttttcaatttaaagcaatcagagataacatggcccttctttttacaataattgcacaccacatttttatgtctggacttggatctacttctattttctgtgtttctcttttcagatctaccccgaacaaacaagccatcggcttgactcccactagtttccccagtaatgtccctatctat
This sequence is a window from Coffea eugenioides isolate CCC68of chromosome 7, Ceug_1.0, whole genome shotgun sequence. Protein-coding genes within it:
- the LOC113778444 gene encoding pleiotropic drug resistance protein 2-like — encoded protein: MSSGRSWRSQSVREILQGPPDVFSSNRREMVVDEEEELKWAAIERLPTYDRMRKGMFKQVVSNGKMISNEIDVTKIGAEDKKLLMESILKVVENDNEKLLRRLRDRTDRVGIEIPKIEVRFQNLSIEGDAYVGTRALPTLWNSTLNTLEAALGLVGLSPSKKRIVKILQDVNGIIRPSRMTLLLGPPGSGKTTLLKALAGKADDDLRVSGKITYCGHEFHEFVPQRTSAYISQHDLHYGEMTVRETLDFAGRCLGVGTRYDMLVELSRREREAGIKPDPEIDAFMKATAMMGLETSLITDYVLKILGLDICADIMVGDDMRRGISGGQKKRVTTGEMLVGPAKAFFMDEISTGLDSSTTFQIVKFMSQMVNINDVTMVISLLQQAPETFELFDDVILLSDGWIVYQGPRENILEFFEYMGFRCPERKGIADFLQEITSKKDQQQYWFKNNQPYSYISPKDFANAFSSFHIGQQLTIDLRVAYDKTRTHPAALVTQQYGISNWELFRACFTREWLLMKRNSFVYIFKTTQITVMAVITLTVFLRTEMKTGQIDNAAKFWGALYFSLINVMFNGMAELPMTVARLPVFFKQRESLFYPAWAFAVPIWVLRIPISVMESLIWILLTYYSVGFAPSAIRFFKQLLAFISIHHMALSLFRFIAAAGRVEVVANTLGTFTLLVVFVLGGYIIAKDDIKDWMIWGYYVSPMMYGQNAIAINEFLAERWSKPSNGSEPTVGKTLLKDRGLFFTETWYWIGVGALFAFSLLFNVLFIGALTFLKPLGDNKAVILEDDEQNKDRRQENGNSIVSETSNQTARGMVLPFQPLSLAFNHVNYYVDMPAEMKTQGVDEERLQLLRDISGAFRPSILTALVGVSGAGKTTLMDVLAGRKTGGYIEGSISISGYPKNQETFARVSGYCEQNDIHSPYVTVFESLLYSAWLRLASDVNTETRKMFVEEVMDLVELNPLRNALVGLPGVDGLSTEQRKRLTIAVELVANPSIIFMDEPTSGLDARAAAVVMRTVRNTVNTGRTVVCTIHQPSIDIFEAFDELLLMKRGGQVIYAGPLGPHSHELIKYFEAIPGVPKIKEGYNPATWMLDVSTSAMEAQLEVDFAVIYANSELYRRNQELIKELSTPVPGSKDLHFPTRYSQSFLVQCKACFWKHNWSYWRNSQYNAIRFFMTVVFGLIFGVIFWDKGNVIFKQQDLINLLGAIYAAVLFLGATNASAVQSVVAIERTVFYRERAAGMYSELPYAFAQVAIETIYVAIQTLIYTLLLYSMIGFQWTSGKFFYFYYFIFMCYTYFSMYGMMVIALTPGQQIAAIVMSFFLNFWNLFSGFLIPRPLIPVWWRWYYWCSPVAWSIDGIFASQLGDRTKDIELSDKSTMPINKFLKDNLGYDHDFLIPVVFAHLGWVLLFFLVFAYGIKFLNFQRR